From Oscillospiraceae bacterium CM, a single genomic window includes:
- a CDS encoding phospholipid carrier-dependent glycosyltransferase, which produces MKQHGTEVTVLYYANLTIVFPVITVICLLLFFLYYWKITQPLSGTTEWIDRIINKPRLTFAFPRHRLARRDVLPMTAITLVTAVLGFFNLGDTTAPQHFFRFTDVNQSVVITLDEPTDIGSIMYYTGLWTGDYSLEFSDDGVNWQTQYAPDDNFYAMNQPHSDLFKWRYASINDYNIPTKFIRITASNTPMELGEIAIYTKFGSMVPASAISCAAAPALFDEQGLVPAAPSYLNSMYFDEIYHGRTAYENLNNIQPYETTHPPLGKEIIAVGIHLFGMTPFGWRFMGTLFGVLMIPLLYIFLKNMFGKTAIAACGTMLFAFDFMRFVQTRIATIDTYGVFFILLSYMFLYRYITQDPDTPFKKTIVPLFLSGLFFGIGCASKWTVIYAGGGLFVLYVIHLFMRAKYYRENAYSGFARYFFKTLFITGLFFLVIPAVIYCLSYIPNGLANEMRIENGMLWDPKYYTLIWDSQLFMYNYHSKLVATHAYSSTWWQWILDVRPILYYLDTSMGGGLKSAFAAFGNPVVWWGGILAVIAMAYQAFVRRDGKALFILIGYLAQLVPWLFVSRIVFIYHYFPSTLFLVLALAHVFNTIWERAQGRYKLAVFGYTGSAVLLFTAFYPVLTGLAVSKLYTTFFLEWLPTKWPF; this is translated from the coding sequence ATGAAACAACACGGCACGGAGGTAACTGTTTTGTATTACGCCAATCTGACGATTGTATTCCCAGTCATAACGGTTATTTGCCTTTTGTTGTTCTTTCTGTATTACTGGAAAATAACGCAGCCGTTGTCCGGGACAACCGAATGGATTGACCGGATTATCAACAAGCCGCGGCTGACCTTTGCCTTCCCGCGCCACCGACTGGCGCGGCGCGATGTGCTGCCCATGACTGCGATAACACTCGTTACGGCTGTCCTAGGCTTTTTTAACCTCGGCGATACGACAGCACCCCAGCACTTTTTCCGTTTTACAGACGTTAATCAGTCCGTCGTTATAACACTGGATGAGCCGACCGATATCGGGTCAATTATGTACTATACCGGCCTCTGGACGGGTGATTATTCCCTTGAATTTTCGGACGATGGCGTCAACTGGCAGACGCAGTATGCCCCCGACGATAATTTCTACGCCATGAATCAGCCGCATTCGGATTTGTTCAAATGGCGATATGCCAGCATTAATGACTATAACATCCCGACAAAATTTATCCGCATCACCGCCTCTAACACGCCGATGGAGCTTGGTGAAATCGCCATCTACACAAAATTCGGCAGTATGGTTCCCGCGTCGGCTATTTCCTGTGCCGCAGCGCCCGCGCTGTTTGACGAGCAGGGCCTCGTCCCAGCGGCGCCGAGCTATCTGAACAGCATGTATTTTGATGAGATATATCACGGGCGCACCGCCTATGAAAATCTCAACAACATTCAGCCGTACGAGACGACACACCCCCCGCTTGGTAAAGAGATCATTGCCGTTGGCATCCACCTTTTCGGTATGACGCCTTTCGGCTGGCGCTTCATGGGCACGCTGTTCGGTGTTCTCATGATCCCACTTTTATATATCTTCCTCAAAAACATGTTCGGGAAGACAGCAATTGCAGCCTGCGGCACCATGCTGTTCGCTTTCGACTTTATGCGCTTTGTCCAGACGCGGATTGCAACGATCGATACATACGGCGTTTTCTTCATTCTGCTGTCATACATGTTCCTATACCGCTACATCACCCAGGACCCAGACACACCTTTTAAAAAGACCATCGTCCCGCTGTTTTTGTCCGGCCTCTTTTTCGGCATTGGCTGTGCCAGCAAATGGACCGTTATATACGCTGGAGGCGGGCTGTTCGTTTTGTATGTGATTCATCTTTTTATGCGTGCAAAATATTACAGAGAGAATGCCTATTCCGGTTTTGCGCGCTATTTCTTCAAAACGCTTTTTATAACCGGCCTGTTTTTCCTTGTAATTCCGGCCGTCATCTATTGCCTGTCGTATATCCCGAACGGCCTTGCAAACGAGATGCGCATCGAAAACGGCATGCTGTGGGATCCTAAGTATTACACACTCATCTGGGACAGCCAGCTTTTCATGTATAATTACCACAGCAAGCTCGTGGCGACGCACGCCTATTCCTCAACCTGGTGGCAATGGATTTTAGATGTTCGCCCCATTCTCTATTACCTTGACACGTCCATGGGCGGCGGCCTCAAGTCGGCTTTTGCTGCGTTCGGCAATCCCGTTGTCTGGTGGGGTGGCATTTTAGCCGTCATTGCGATGGCCTATCAGGCCTTTGTCCGGCGGGACGGGAAAGCCCTGTTCATCCTCATCGGCTATCTGGCCCAGCTTGTACCCTGGCTGTTCGTTTCACGGATTGTCTTCATTTACCACTACTTCCCCAGCACCTTATTCCTTGTCCTCGCCCTGGCACATGTTTTTAATACGATCTGGGAGCGGGCGCAGGGCCGGTATAAGCTTGCCGTTTTTGGTTACACCGGTTCGGCCGTTTTGCTCTTCACCGCGTTTTATCCCGTTTTAACAGGCCTTGCCGTCTCAAAGCTATACACAACCTTTTTCCTCGAATGGCTGCCCACCAAGTGGCCGTTTTAA
- a CDS encoding IS30 family transposase, whose product MDNNDSITVSAERKKGQHLSLEDRGAVKALLKQGLGVRGIARNIGCSPSTISYELRRGTPTRKSNRGQAPGYSPKLGEAIYKANRRACVKPLKAGSCKTFIDWVVKQIREHKWSLDSCCGYAKRQRLYSEDQMVCTRTLYNMVWAGLLPITPTELPEALKRSTRKARGRENKKHYGTSISARPEIASLRIEGGHWEGDTVVGKRAGKEAVVLSLLEKKTEHYIAIRIPGKTSDAVMSAMKSLRAEYGERFSQIFKTITVDNGSEFADFAEVEAWGSQIYFAHPYSSWERPQNERHNGLFRTFVPKGTSIEQYTDEDILSAADELNGRPRKKLGYHTPEELFEAFLDSEYAA is encoded by the coding sequence ATGGATAACAATGATTCTATCACAGTCAGCGCAGAACGCAAGAAAGGGCAACACTTGAGCTTGGAAGATCGTGGTGCTGTCAAAGCCCTCTTGAAGCAGGGACTTGGCGTACGCGGCATCGCCCGAAACATTGGCTGTTCACCGTCCACCATCTCATACGAGTTAAGGCGAGGTACACCGACACGGAAGAGCAACAGGGGCCAAGCACCTGGCTATTCTCCGAAACTCGGCGAGGCCATCTACAAGGCTAATCGAAGGGCTTGTGTCAAGCCCCTCAAAGCAGGCTCCTGCAAGACTTTCATTGACTGGGTAGTCAAGCAGATCCGGGAACACAAGTGGTCGCTGGATTCCTGCTGCGGATATGCGAAGCGACAGCGTTTGTACAGTGAAGATCAGATGGTTTGTACCCGCACTCTGTACAACATGGTCTGGGCAGGCTTGCTTCCCATCACGCCGACCGAACTGCCGGAAGCCTTAAAACGCAGCACCCGAAAGGCCAGGGGCAGGGAAAACAAAAAGCACTACGGCACAAGCATTTCCGCCCGTCCTGAGATCGCTTCCCTTCGTATAGAAGGCGGCCACTGGGAGGGCGACACCGTGGTTGGAAAACGAGCTGGGAAAGAGGCAGTTGTACTCTCTCTGCTGGAGAAGAAGACCGAGCACTACATCGCCATTCGTATTCCCGGAAAGACCAGTGATGCGGTGATGTCTGCCATGAAAAGCCTACGCGCTGAGTACGGGGAACGTTTTTCACAGATTTTTAAGACGATTACCGTAGACAACGGCAGCGAGTTCGCCGACTTTGCAGAAGTCGAGGCTTGGGGTTCCCAGATCTACTTTGCCCACCCATACAGCTCTTGGGAACGTCCTCAGAACGAAAGGCATAATGGACTGTTCCGGACCTTCGTTCCAAAGGGAACATCTATTGAGCAGTATACAGACGAGGACATCCTGTCCGCTGCTGATGAGTTAAATGGGCGACCCCGGAAGAAGCTCGGATACCACACGCCAGAGGAACTATTTGAAGCCTTTCTTGATTCCGAATACGCAGCCTGA
- a CDS encoding DUF4829 domain-containing protein codes for MKKTIWIALVILIILSSCVVPGNSAGETTNANEPVANTSKDYEQDTTAARQVVEDHFKFLEQKDQEGVLSTLADWYKQSNIDFKFENQESIKVISIDLETDTKYAATYLKNGRGTVTGVSTLDLRVFRVIYDVEYKDDSIGVMPSGRYTWRFFVIRQNEQGPWLIDDYGV; via the coding sequence ATGAAAAAAACAATTTGGATTGCATTGGTTATCTTAATCATTCTTTCCAGCTGTGTAGTGCCGGGGAATTCTGCTGGAGAAACCACGAATGCTAATGAACCGGTAGCGAATACATCAAAGGATTATGAGCAAGATACCACTGCAGCGAGGCAGGTTGTGGAGGATCATTTCAAGTTCCTTGAGCAAAAGGATCAAGAAGGTGTCCTGTCTACACTCGCCGACTGGTATAAGCAAAGCAACATAGATTTCAAGTTTGAAAACCAGGAGTCCATAAAAGTCATCAGCATTGACTTAGAGACGGATACGAAATATGCGGCAACTTATCTAAAAAACGGCAGAGGGACGGTGACGGGCGTAAGTACGCTTGATCTTAGGGTATTCAGGGTCATATATGATGTCGAATACAAGGATGACAGCATCGGCGTGATGCCCAGCGGGCGGTACACATGGAGGTTCTTTGTCATTCGTCAGAATGAACAAGGCCCATGGCTAATTGACGATTACGGCGTATGA